The DNA region CAGAACGTTCCGCTGAAAATTATATTGGTGATGGACTCAAAAGTAGTAGTATTAGACTAACAAGCGGAGCCCAggcaaaaaccaaacccaGATCCAGATCTAGGTCGAAATCGAAGAGGAGCAGGTCGAGATCGAAATCAAGGAAGTCTGGCAGTGAAACGCAATCGATTAAGAAGCCTGAAGTGGTGTTGGAATCACCTGTGCTCGCTCCCAGAAAAAGCAAGGAAGATTTTCGCGACATCATGGTCAGGTTATTGAAGGGAGAGAAGCCCATCTTACAGGGATGCCCCGACTTTCAAGTGGAGCCTCCACACTGCGCCAAGTGCCACATTTTCGACCCCCAAAAGGGTTTACCCCAAAAGCAAGCCACAAAACATCGACCTAGTAGCCTAATGCAGTTCCTCGAAACTTGCGTCTCCGAAGGGAATGAAAGGGAGGATTCAGATCTCGAAATGGATACAAATCCTTGCGCTCATTCTGCTCGGGAGCCCAAGCTCTTCGATCTGGGACTTTTGTGCAGTAATTGCGCGAGGTTCAACTATCGCGAGTTGTTTGGCTCGCTGCACAGGACTCAATTGGACGACGAGCGGATGCGTCTGAAGGAGGCCTTTGTAAGAGCCATCGACGATGATGTTCAGTACCTCAGTGCGGCCCTAAGTGGCGAGGAAGAGGGTTCCCTGGATGCCTTGGTGGACCGAGCAGCCAAGCGGGTTTTCGCGCGGGATGTTAAGACCTTTCACAAGGAGCTGCAAAAGTTGCATCGGGAAAGGGCGGCAAAAATGAACAAGTCCGATTCTCGTTTGAATTTTGGCCAAGAGTTCTACGATCCCGAGAACATTCCCTTGATGAAGGAGATGCTCAGGCTGGGCCTGGAAAAGGTGGCCCAGGACAAGAGATATGTGTTGCCCACCCTGCCCGATGTCCACTCCGTTCCCTACCTCATCGAATGGATACGATTGCGTTATGGAAAACGCTATTCTTATGCGGAAAAGGAGCAGATTTTGAATAGGGATAAGCTGGTCATGGATCAAATAATCTGGATGATGCACACCAACCTCGCAAAGATACCTTCCCAGCCGGTTGGTGACAACTTCACTGACTTGGCCAAACTGCGGGAGCTGAGCAGGAAGTACAGGGAATGCCATACCAACAAGTTCCTAGAAGCCATCATGGAAGTGGAGAGGGTCTTCTACTCGGCCATGAAGCCCCATCTCTGCAATTTGGCAACCGAGGAGACCTTTCTAGCCTACTTGCCCGCCCATTTCCACGACCTGGGCTTCACTGTAAACACTGTCAACTGAGCAATGGCCAACTATTACAAAAATATGCCTTTTTTTCAGTACTTAGTTCCACTTGGGTAATTGCTGTTGTTCGCAAATCATCGCATTTGATTGCGGCTGTGTTCACTTAGGAGTGCTTATGCGACATAAGAAAACCTTAAAAAACAACAGTGAActtataaattctataaataatttgaaagACTTTAAACTGTTACATATTGAGTGCTGAGTAATTTTCCTTTAATTTCTTTAGGCTTACTGCATCGTAACCTTTGGCTAAAGTTGTTCGCCTAACACAATTAAAGTTGGTCTACCACTTTGGCCCAGGGCAGTCAGTCCGTACACCTGTTACGCATCGttgcatttccgtttccgtgGATGGGCTTGCTCCTGGCCAAGTCTCTTTCCTCGAGGGACTTGCAAATGGGCAGTTCTGGGCGCACATGCCCATTAAGGTAAACCTGCACGCTTGTGGGTGAATTATTAAAGCCGCCTctgccttttggccaacagaAGAACTGACAAGctgacaaactgacaaactgacaaGCTGACAAACTGACGAACTGGTGAACTGACGAAGGGTTTTCGTCGAAATCTCCGTGTAAAATTCATCCTGCAAGTTATACTGTGTGCATGGGAGCGAATTGCGTTATCCGCTCCGAAAACGGCGTAAAGTCagcttattaaaatattaattgaaagTGGAAACGCCGATAACTGACCGACAACAATGGCGGCAGCCCTTCCCTTTACATGCCATTTCCTTCTCAGTTCCGTATccgtgtccatgtccatgtccatgtccattcCATGTCCGTGTTTGTGCCTGTGTGGAAATGTAAACACGGCGCTGCTTTATCGCCCTCATAATTACTGCGTAATGAAAGCGGCAGACACGGTCAAATAAACGGCGGCAGCATCCTTAGCTCCTTCGATCCTTGGCTCACCTGGGCAGCCCTCTTGTATGGCAAAAACACACGGGATGTGGGCATTTGGCTCGTAAATGCGGGCAAACCATAAAGCTGCCGacacaaaaaaatatccaaatatCCGAATAACGCGTCTggattgcgcatacgccctgtTGCCGAACAGAAAAAGCCACATTCTGCAAATGCCCATACATTTCGCCAGCGGAGATGCTGCATTCATTGTTTTACGAGCCATAAACATTAACAATTAGGCCGGCTACCCAAGCCGTTATGATTTTTACTGCTTGCTTTAATTAGAAAAACACATTAGCAGGGCTCCTAGACAGCTCGTCTCATTTCGCCATCCATTGTTATGTTCCCTGTTAGTTGCAGTGCTCCTGGACGTTGGTCCTGAAGGCGCAGAATATGTAGTAGCCTACACCGGCGCCCAGCAGAACGGCCACACAGAGCCACACATTGAAGGTCATGAAGACGAGCATCAGCAGAAAGGATATGAGCACCTGCAGGACGTGCAGGAAGGTCTGCAGGATGTGCATCCCCGAGCAATAGACCTTGAGCTTGGACGTTCTGCCAGCGGGTGGGGTGTTTTCCTGGACGTGATGGTGAGTGTGCGGGATCAGGATCAGCGAGGAGTGCGGCTGCGGAGAGCCACGTCCTGGCGGCTGAAGAGGCTGCTGAAGAGGCGGCATCGATGGCGCCCTTGGGCGGTAGGCGTAGATCTGGGTACCGGATTGTGGGTTGATCCTCGGCGGATACGTTGGCtggttgtagttgtagttggCCTCCCGATATCTTCTCGGCGGATTATACTGATCCCTACCGCCCGCCAATCGCTTCCTGTCCCAGGCGAACAGCCATTCCCTGAAGAATTTCAGGGCCTCGTAGAGCACTGCGAACACGAAAATCAGCAGGCAAGACAGAGTCAGTGCCATGGCGGACTCGGTGCGCCAGAACTTGAAGAGAATGGTCTCCGCATCGCCAGTGTGAAAGAACATCGCCATGGACATCTCATGGCCTCCACCTTCATGATGGCCGTGCTTGGTGTGCTCGCCATGGCCTCCAGGATGACTCATGTCATGTGAATGGTGTCCTTCGTGGACGGAAGTCGGTGGAGCCGGTTCCGGGGATCCATGGGAACCGTGATGGTGGACGTGGCCCTCTGAGGCATCAACTCCATGGTGACTCATGGTCGAACATCGGTGGCaaatattgttattgttaGTTTGTGTATGCTCGATCGACAATTAAGTGACAGCTTTCTGACAGATTGAAAATTCCAGTACGTTCTGAAAAACTTCATCAGAGTTAATTTATTGACCATTTGGCAAGATTGAGCATCGCCCAACTACCGCCACTCTCCAGCGATTTTCTATGCCCATCTGTAAAGTGACGAGTTTCGACCGCAGCGCATTGCCAATTCGGTTGTATCATTAACATAATTGACAGGCGGGCAGAACATGCCACGTGCCACGTTCCATGGTCCACGAAATCAATGCAGTTTCCGTCCAGGACTCGTCGTTTTCTGGCCGGGACAAGCGAGCAAATTTGCTGGCACTAATGGAATCCATTTTTCACCCGCCGCTCTGCTCGGCTCGGATGAGACGAGCTGCACCAAAATCCTCCGGCCCAACCATGCATATTAATAAAGATTTAAGCGTCAGCAGCCGGCGAAATTAAGATCGTACACTGCCAGACCGACTGTAGTACTTTGAATTGCTCACGAGTTGGCCATTAGATGGTCTAACACCGaatattaatcatacgccGCGTTAATTTATGGGCCAGTCGCTGATTGCCGAAGCATGATTTTTTCAGCCAGACGTGCTGCAATCTCTTTCGCTTTTCTGGGAGTGTACTACTTGGCTGGCGGGAAGGGGGGAATCCGCACCGATTTTCCTGCTTTTTCCTGCTAAAATGAAGCCACTAGCTGTCGCTGGGAACGCCTCGCTGACCGCCCATTAATGCGGCTCCTTTGTGCAGGAGCACATTAATCATGGCGAATTCTGCAGCAGCCATCGCAGCATGGCTCGTGTAATTTTTTTCGGTCGccttttattttgtgttttgttttttggccacacaaaaaacaaagaaaccGACGACGAGACCCAGCAACAAAGTGAGTCCTGCAttaaatgctttgcttttctaTGGCTGCTCGAGCACTTCCGCTTTCGCCCAGAATCCCAGACCTTAATTGTCGAGACGGAAGAAAAGCGGCAATGGTGTAACTAGGATTGGAAGCACGTCAAATACCCTGCCGAAACGCAGCAATAATAAATGAATGTAATTTGTGGAACAAGAAAGTTGTAAGGTGTTTAACTCTGCCTATAGCATACCTACCCATTTTTAAGAATGCTCAGGCATTTGTCATTCCCTGAACATACTAAGACTAGAATTGAATTAAGGCAATCCCCTTACGTTAGCCAGTTCAGCGGAGAGCCTGTCGGCTACCCTTTACTTAAGCTGCAGTGTCCATTGTTTGCAGTCCTTGGCTCCAAGGAAATGTAATTCCTTTTGATGCCCGGCACGGCTTAAAGCTCCTCGAGGTCCTCGAGACTCGCCATTCGTTCCATTCTTTATCAATTGTCTTGTAGAGCAAAGCGTTAATCATGCGGCATTTAACGAGACTAAAGCCGACTGCTCCCCGGTGACTGTGATTTCTATGGTCAAAGTTTTACCGCCCCCTCCCCTGGCACTGGACAAAGCGACAGCCATGAATTCCGAGAACGAATgaaaaatgttggccaaatgTGTGGGCGTTTGGATGTTTGGGAGCCCAAGAGAAAAACGAAGTCCTTGCGACCCGCCGGAGCAGCCTTGCGTGTAATCGCGCTGCTAAGTCCATTTAATCAACTTAATTTTGTACAAATTCTCAGACATTTGGGCTCACTTTTTCCCGTGCCTTCATTTATTTCGGGCAAGTGACGCAATCCCCGCAGGACGGcatttaataaaacattttccacaatTATAGCAAGGTAGGGGGGAAAAGCCTCAAGATCCCAGATTCCTATCGCTCAACGTTGAAATGGAGTTGTTAGCGCTCGAAATAATTTACATAACTTGTTTTGAATACACTTCAACAAAGCCGAAGGTGTGcgtgttgcatacttttgggctgcCCTCGGCTTACCCGGCGAATACGCAATATTTAACTTGACAATGATGGCAAGTTTTAATGAAGGAGCCGAGGCAACAACACGTCCTCCTTAGATTATTGTCACAGAAGTACGAGAAGTAAATAACATTTGATTACACTCTCAGCCATTTAATACCCacagaaaatattaaattcccATTTCGTGGAGATGCTGCtttgatatttattaaatttaacatCAAGGGCCGCCATCCCTCGATGCGACGAAAGTCAATTGCTGAAACCGGAGCCCATTTCTTCTGGGCAAACACATTTGGAAATTTGTCGTATTACCTTGCAGcgcatttcgcatttggcatttggccgCCGGGGGGAGGGAGGGTCATCGATTTTCGATTGCGTTATCGAAACAAATCTAGCCACTTTGGCGGCCTTTTCGCTGGCATCCGAATGGGAAAACTtgagctggagctggaaaaCTGGAGAGTGCCACTCACAGGAAATTGGGCTCAATTGGGGTTTTCGCTACGTGCCTCGCACTTTCGCCTTGGCTTTTATTGTTTCCCAGGATCGCCAAAAAAAGGGTCCTGTCTGTTGATTTATGTGGCAAGTGCTTGTTAACACTCTACCGTTACGAGCTACAAGCTACGAGCCCGACAACTGCAGGCATCTTCATAAGCGTTTTttctaaacaaaaaaatgacATTAAATGGAATGTGTGTAGGAAAGTTTTCAAGGACATCGGGCGGCCCTCATGTCGATTCCCGATGTTTCATAAACGTCGCATTAGTGTCACACAAATACTAACTGAAAAAGTGCTCGTAAAACTGCAGACTTTACTGCTGGCGATACGATAAATTTTACGCTTCCCGGCTGCAGCACAATTTCACTGCACTCGTCAGCTATTTTGCCATTTCGGGACTTTTTCGCGTGCCGAACGCAGCTATTTGAATACAGAAATCCGCTTAACTGCACTGAAAGCGTAGCAAAGCGCCCCGAAAACACATATCCCCGGCATCCTAGCATGTGTCCTGTAGTGCGGAGGAGCGGGCGGAAAATCATCATTTATCAGCAGGCAGCCAGGAGCTCAAGATGCACGGGGAACAAAGTCTGGGCAGAATGTAAAACATAGTGAGTTGTTTTACTGATTGCCTTCAGTCCTAACTTTAACTTTCTCAAAGACTTGATTCTACatgtttgaaaatttataaacTACAACTCGGTTTCAGATTTACCCCAAGTTCGCGACTAGTTAATATTTCTTGAAGTGTATCGCCAGAAACATACCGAAACTCTGTCAAATTGGTGTGCTGCTTTTTGCGAATGAGAAACTGATTCTGGTGCTGGCGCCGTCAGATCCGCCTCACTTTGTCATTGTCATACCCTTTTTGGGAGCTCTGCTTCCTGGAATCTCGGTTGCTTAGGACCGCTTGTCTTGTTTATGCCACACAAAACGTGGACTGAGCACAGAGAACTGGGGAATGTGCAGATATTTGCATACAGCCTCGCACATTTCGAGGACTTCCGCCGCAGATGTTCCTTAGTTTGATGGTGTTTGGCTGTTGGCGtcgcttctgcttctgcttttgcttttgcactGGTTTTCCCCTTACCATTTTTCGCTCttcacttccgtttccgtttcggTGTGCGTTTTGCACGTTTGCCCAACTTGTCATTCGCAATGAGCTGAATGCACTCGTTGGGCTGCAGCTGCTTTTCTATGTTTTTTGGGCCGCCAGTCCGTTGAATTGCACTTTCAGTTGACATTCAGCTGCAAAAAcgggcagcagctgctgccatTCGCATTTTCTGCATTTGAATTAAGTTCTGATTGCAATGCGCATTTATAAATCTTGCAAAGTTAAACCTGTCGCTCAATTTATTAGTGCAACTAAAGTGCTTTTACAGTCTGACATGCTACAAGAAATGTCTATTAACACACTTGAAAAGTAtgtttcaaaataaattgttttcacACCTTAACAAGCTGTTGAATAACATAGCTTACCCaggaataaataataacaataaacgtGAAACCCCCCAAACATGAGTAAAACTTCAGAAGCATGTGAATTACATTGATACGGTTGCCTTTTATTTGATGCCTTAATTTCCGCATGTTTCTTGTTGGGAAAACAGTTTTCAAATGCAGTTTTGTAAGCTTCACTCGAAAAGTGATGTTagttgtatttgtttgtattcTCAATTacttggtttttgtttttgtttttgtttttgcttttgtttttaattataatatttgatgtttgtttttttttaatgaactttAGTTCGGTTGCGTATAATTAGCTGCGCTTAGTTTGTCATGCTCGCTTGCCCTTGTTTTCATtacatttgtttgtttttcattttcgttttcattatCCGATTGccgttttcaattttcctttttccattttcca from Drosophila santomea strain STO CAGO 1482 chromosome 3R, Prin_Dsan_1.1, whole genome shotgun sequence includes:
- the LOC120451993 gene encoding high affinity copper uptake protein 1, coding for MSHHGVDASEGHVHHHGSHGSPEPAPPTSVHEGHHSHDMSHPGGHGEHTKHGHHEGGGHEMSMAMFFHTGDAETILFKFWRTESAMALTLSCLLIFVFAVLYEALKFFREWLFAWDRKRLAGGRDQYNPPRRYREANYNYNQPTYPPRINPQSGTQIYAYRPRAPSMPPLQQPLQPPGRGSPQPHSSLILIPHTHHHVQENTPPAGRTSKLKVYCSGMHILQTFLHVLQVLISFLLMLVFMTFNVWLCVAVLLGAGVGYYIFCAFRTNVQEHCN
- the LOC120453835 gene encoding uncharacterized protein LOC120453835 yields the protein MENHKDLVTQRTWRRILEHLTPVKGYKAAAAQRGVSWYRGLSQSQMAAANGLFDVLRENMDKKTTSNVAKLMVKLGLHPTPPWQSLHTVIKLSRGNDLAFLWFLMEMCYKTQNHGETYSVNEQIIMTAIFRLDLFPTLRELDRWLPLPHSSQSDRDKADALRQRNLRLKKEKEDERQRELARKAKIVTPLSPYFQEPNIPGKLRHERRLLSDYPDTAAILFHMDEEPIEACLWSRWFGSYTLNEAHRVGKSIIFEEINSIFKSFKAASLPTRDLESLCTHHQYIREMEKSLKDKLEMMKRRKCEELIEAKNRLEERNRKRVIQELEDMSACYLKQFREMAARARLASTRKQLFGGSDENETRCDAFGEERCLTFEAERSAENYIGDGLKSSSIRLTSGAQAKTKPRSRSRSKSKRSRSRSKSRKSGSETQSIKKPEVVLESPVLAPRKSKEDFRDIMVRLLKGEKPILQGCPDFQVEPPHCAKCHIFDPQKGLPQKQATKHRPSSLMQFLETCVSEGNEREDSDLEMDTNPCAHSAREPKLFDLGLLCSNCARFNYRELFGSLHRTQLDDERMRLKEAFVRAIDDDVQYLSAALSGEEEGSLDALVDRAAKRVFARDVKTFHKELQKLHRERAAKMNKSDSRLNFGQEFYDPENIPLMKEMLRLGLEKVAQDKRYVLPTLPDVHSVPYLIEWIRLRYGKRYSYAEKEQILNRDKLVMDQIIWMMHTNLAKIPSQPVGDNFTDLAKLRELSRKYRECHTNKFLEAIMEVERVFYSAMKPHLCNLATEETFLAYLPAHFHDLGFTVNTVN